DNA from Micromonospora nigra:
GCCGATGACGTTGAGCAGCATCGAGTGGCTGACCTGGAAGCTGGAGGTCAGCGGCTCCGGTTCGGCCTCGACCAGGCGCTGGAAGGTCGGCTCGCCCCAGCCGATCGAACCCTCCGGCGGCTTCTTCTTGACGACCTTGCGGCGCTTGCGCGGGTCGTCGCCGGCCTTGGCCAGGGCCTTCTCGTTGTCGATGACGTGCTCGGGTGCCTGCACCACCACCCGGCCGAGGGTGTCGAACCCGGCTCGGCCGGCCCGCCCGGCGATCTGGTGGAACTCGCGGGCCTTGAGCAGCCGGGTCCGGACGCCGTCGTACTTGGACAGGCCGGTGAACAGCACCGTGCGGATCGGCACGTTGATGCCGACGCCGAGCGTGTCGGTGCCGCAGATGACCTTGAGGAGGCCGGCCTGGGCGAGGGTCTCCACCAGGCGGCGGTACTTGGGCAGCATGCCCGCGTGGTGCACCCCGATGCCGTGCCGGACCAGTCGGGACAGGGTCTTGCCGAAGCCGGAGGTGAACCGGAAGTTCCCGATCGCGGTGGCGATCATGTCCTTCTCGGCCCGGGTGCAGACGTTGACGCTCATCAGCGCCTGCGCGCGTTCCAGCGCGGCGGCCTGGGTGAAGTGCACGACGTACACCGGGGCCTGCTTGGTCTGCAGGAGTTCCTCCAGGGTCTCGTGCAGCGGCGTCATCGCGTACGAGAAGAGCAGCGGGACCGGCCGCTCGGCCGAGCGGACGACGGCGGTCGGCCGGCCGGTGCGCCGGGTCAGGTCGTCGACGAAGCGGGTGGTGTCGCCGAGCGTGGCCGACATCAGCACGAACTGCGCCTGCGGCAGCTCGATCAGCGGCACCTGCCACGCCCAGCCCCGGTCCGGCTCGGCATAGAAGTGGAACTCGTCCATGATCACCTGGCCGACGTCGGCCCGCGTGCCCTCGCGCAGCGCCAGGTTCGCCAGGATCTCCGCCGTGCAGCAGATGATCGGGGCGTCGGCGTTGACGCTGGCGTCGCCGGTGAGCATGCCGACGTTCTCCGCCCCGAACACCTCGCACAGGGCGAAGAACTTCTCCGACACCAGCGCCTTGATCGGCGCGGTGTAGAAGGTGGTGCGGTCGTCGGCCAGCGCCGTGAAGTGCGCCGCGATCGCCACCAGGCTCTTGCCGGAACCGGTCGGCGTATTCATGATCACGTTGGCGCCGGAGACGATCTCGATGACCGCCTCCTCCTGGTGGGAGTAGAGGTCGAGGCCGCGCTCGGACGCCCAGCCGGCGAACGCGTCGAACAGGGTGTCGGGGTCGGCGCTCTTCGGCAGCGCGGCGGTGAGAGTCATGGCGCCCCCATCGTGCCTGGCGCACACCCTTACGCGCCAACCCGTCCGCCGCCTGTCGACCGGGGCGGGCTCGTCGGCGGCGCCGGCACCGGGCGGTGCGCCGGCACGCCGCGCCGGATCAGGCGCGGCGGTAGATCAGATCCGCGACGGGCCGCCCCGCGACGATCGCCCGACGCTCGAACTTGGTGACCGGACGGTGCGGGGGGCGGGAGGCGAAGCCCTCGTGGGTGGCGACCAGGCCCGGATCGGCGTCCAGGGTCATGCGCATCGCCGTGGCGTACTCGGCCCAGTCGGTGGCGCAGTGCAGGACCCCGCCCGCGGCGAGCCGGGAGCGCAGCAGTGCCACGTGCCGGGGTTGGACGATCCGCCGCTTGTGGTGACGGGACTTCGGCCACGGGTCGGGAAAGAACACGTGCACCGCGTCCAGCGACCCGGGCGGCAGGCCCGCGACCAGGTCCAACGCGTCCCCCTCGGCGACCCGGACGTTGGTCAGGGCCCGGCGTTCGGCGAGGTCCAACAGGTTCGCGATTCCCGGGGTGTGCACCTCGACCGCCAGATAGTCTCGACCCGGGTCGGCGGCGGCCATCGCGACGGTCGTGTCACCCATTCCGGAACCGATCTCCAACACCACCGGTGCCCGGCGGCCGAACAGCCCGGCCAGGTCGACAGGTGCGGCGTCGCCGCCCGGCACGGTCAGCCCGTGCAGCGGCCAGAGCCGCGCCAACGCGTCGGTCTGCCGGGTCGTCATCCGGCCGCGGCGCGGGTGGAAGGTGCGGATCGGCCGCGCGGGGTGCGACGCGCGGACGGCGGTGGGGCTCGGGTCGGTGGAGGTCACAGCAAACCGAGCGTACGCCACGGCCGGAGCCGATCGGATGTGATGTACGACGAGGGGTGGGAGAATCCACCCCGTACGGCAGACCGGGCGTCCGGGCGGCGTCCGGCCACAGCTCCGGCGCGCCGGAAGGGGGCATCGTGCCAGTGACCCGCGTACGCCTGGCGCTGACGGCGGCCGCCCTGCTCACCGGTCCGCTCGTCGCCGCCGCGCTGCCCGTGGCCCCGGCGCTGGCCGGCGCCGCACGGTTCGCGGCCCCCGCCGCGCAGCCCGTCCCCGGGCCGAACGTCTTCGTCGAGGTGAGCCCCAGCATGGTGGAGCCCGGCTACCTGGTCGGCCTGCGGGCCAGTTGCCGGGACAACTCCGTCGGCGCGACGGTCGTGTCGGACGCCTTCGGCCGGGTGGCCGTCTATCCGCAGCGCGGGCTGCTGACCGGCACCGCCCAGGTGCACGAGCGGACCCTGCCGGGCAACTACCGGGTCAAGCTGGAATGCCGCGGCGGGGAGACGGCCTCGACCATGGTGCAGGTGGTCCGCCAGGTGAAGCCGAGCCGGGGCCCGGCGACCGGGTTCGGCGGCGCGGCCGGCGGGGTCACCGGCGGCCTGCTCGTACCCGGCGGACTGGCGTTGACCATCACCGGCGTGGTGCTCGGCGTGGCGGCCTCGCGCCGGTCCCGGGGCGCGGCCAGGGGCTGAGGGGCCACATGGACACCTCCCGAACCCCGGCTCCGGGCGTGGCCGCGCGACGACGGCGGGAGGGTGGGCGCAGCCCCTGGTCGGTGCCGCTGGCCGTGTTGCTGGTGCTGGTCGGCGTCTTCGCCACCGGGGCGGGCCTCGGCCGCTCGGTCGGCCCACTGGACTGGGCGGCCTCCGGCGGCCACCGGGCGCAGACCGGCGGTTCGGGCGGGGCGGGCACGATGGCCGCGAGCCGACCGGTGAGCCTCGCGGTGCCGGCGATCGACGTACGCGCTCCGGTCGCCCCGGTGGGGCAGGCCCGGGACGGCTCGATCGCCGTCCCGCCGTTGGAGCGGCATCACGAGACCGGCTGGTACGACCGGGGGCCGACCCCGGGCGAGCCAGGCTGGGCGGTGATCGTGGGGCACGTGGACACCAGGAGCGGGCCGTCGGTCTTCCACGACCTGGGCCGGTTGCGCCCCGGGGACCCGATCGAGGTCACCCGGGCCGACGGATCGGTCGTGGTGTTCAGCGTCGACTCGGTGGAGCACTTCCCCAAGGACCGGCTCCCCGCCGAGCGCGTGTACGGCGACGAGGGTCCGCCCGGCCTCCGCCTGATCACCTGCGGCGGTGACTGGGTCGGTGGAGGCACCGGCTACGCCGACAACGTCATCGCCTTCGCCAGCCTGCTCTCCTCGCGCGCTCCCTGAGCGTCTCCCACCTGCCGCCATCGCGGACTGGTTCGGCATCGATGGTGACAGGTGACAGTGACAGACGAACGATGGGTCCGGGCAGTTCGCCCGGACCCATCAGGTACACGTGCGGGGTCAGCTGACGTAGTTGCCGAAGTAGCCCCGGCTGTCACCGTTGCCGTAGACCACCTGGGTCGAGGTCCGGTAGGCCCGGTCGGCGGTGAACCAGCTCACGATCGGCAACTCGGCGGTCTTCCAGGTGGTCGACAACTGGGTGAAGAACCGGCCGTCGGGTTGGTTGTTCCAGGTGCGGTAGCCAGCCAGAGGAGGGCTCGTGCTCACGTGCTCCATGCCGAACGCCTCACCGAGAACGGTCAGGCGGATGTTCTGGACGACCGCCGGGTTCGGCGCTCCTCCGGAGCGCTTGAACACCTTGGAGTTGTGGTAGCAGAAGTCGGTCTTCATGTCGTAGCGCGCTACTTCACGGTAGCTGCCGAGGAAGGCAGCCAGGATTGGGAACGTGTAGGTGGCGATCTTGCAGGGTGCGTAGATGGTGCCTCCGGCGGAGGCGATCGGTGCGCTGCCGCGCGGGTCGTCGGCGATGTACTTGGAGGTCGTGCCCGCAACGAACGTGACGCTGTTGCACGGGTCGTTGACGAACCGCCAGTAGTTGTCACCGGTCAGGCCGAAACTGCTCGCGAGGCTTCTGGCCTGCGCCCTGCTCAGGTTGGTGGAGCCCCCGCAGTTGTGTGAGGTGGGGGAGGTGATGGTGACCGTCACGGTGTAGCCGTACCCGGAGTTGTCGCTGTAGAGGCTGTCGCCGAAGAAAAAGGCGAGCGTGCCCCAGGTCGTGGCGGTCTTGGCGACCGGGGCGCCGTAGGTGAAGTCCGTGGTGCCGATCCTCGAGTGCAGGCCCTCGCCCGGCGTCCGGTTCGACGGCCGGCCGCTGTAGAAGTAGCAGAGGCCGGACGCGCTCACCGAGACCTTTTCATTCTTGTAGACCTTCAGGCCGGTGCTCTTCACATTGCCGAAGCAGTCGACGACGCCGGTCCAGGTACGGGTGATGGCGTTGGCGGCAGCGGGCTTCGCCGCCGGCAGCGCCACCGCCACGACGAGCGTGGACAAGAGCCCCAGAATCGCGAGGGCCGCAATTCTGCCACTCAGCCTTCCTGACATGGAGGATCCCTTCGGAGATGTGGGAGGGTTCGCCACCGGCTCGGTCGAGCCTCGGCGGCACCGGGATGGAACTACCGGAGTGGTGATTCAACAAGTGCCGGGCCGGACGCTCTGACTATTTGCCGGCGTCACCTGCTGCCAGATTTATTGGAGCAGATCCCGGTTGCTCGGAGGGAATACCAAAGAGGTGCGGCGCCCATACCAACCGTGGTGGCGCCGGGCCGGGCCGGCCTTGCCGGGGGCGCATGGCCGCTCGGTGCCCGGGGCGGCAAACGGATCAGCGCCCTCCGCCCGGTCGGACCCCGCTCCGAGTGGGTGGAGGGCGCAGGCCGCTCGGCATACAGTCTCCAGTCGTGGACAGTGGGGATCTGCGGCTGCTGCTCGGGGTGGCGGAGGGCGTTGACGTACCGGCCCTCGCGGAGGACCTGGGAGTGAGTGCGACCACGGTGCGTCGGCGACTCAGGCGCCTGTGCGGTCCGGGGGCAGCCGGATGGCTGCGGTACTCCGAAACGGATGGCTACGCGGTGACCGATCGGGGCCAGGCCGCAGTGGGCCCGGCCAAGAAGGCGGTCACAGCCCTGGACCGGATCGCCGGGTCCCTCGGCGTCGACGAGGTGTCACTGGCCCACGTCGAGCTGATCATGGCGGTGGTCGCGGCCGGGTCGATAAGTAGGGCCGCCCGTCGACTGCAGCTGCCACAGTCCTCGGTCAGTGCCAAGGTGTCCCGCGTCGAGGAACGGTGGGCAACCACGCTGTTCGTCCGGGATCCGACCGGGGTGCTCTGTACGGCGCCGCTGGCCAAACTGCTGCCGCAGATGGCTCTGCTTGAGCAGGCGGTCGCCCGGTTGTCCAGGAGCCGGCCGGGTGACGTTCCGGACGGACCCGTGACCGTGCCGGGTTTCGAACTGGCCGTCGAAATAGGGTTCCTGGGCCTCATCGACGCGCTTTCCGCGGATGGTCTGAACGTTCGCCAGCATGTCATCGACATACCCAACCGAGTGTGGACCCGGGCGATGTGTCAGGCCGACATCTGTATCTATCTGGATCTTCCGATGGTTCGCCTGCCGGTGCCCGCCGACCACGAGACCACCGTCGCGTTCGCCGACCCGGTGTACGCCTTCCTCCCGGCGGGACTCGCCGCCGGGCGGTCGTCGGTGGGGCTGGGCGAGCTGGCAGACCAGGACTGGATCACCGGTGCGGTGGGTAGCCGCAACCACAGTTCGGTACTGGCACTGTGCCGGGCGGCGGGCTTCGAACCCGCGGTGAAGTTCACCTCTCCCCACACCATGTACGCCCGGCGCCTCCTCGAGGCTGGCCTCGCGGTCGCCCTGACCAGCGCGACCTTCGCCCCTGGTCCGGCCGTGCACGCGGTGCGACTGGCCGAGGACGTCGAGGTGCGGGTGACCGTCGGCTGGCGACGCGGCGGTACCGCGACGGACGTCGCCCACCGGATCGTCCACTGGCTGCGCAACTCCCACGTCCGCCGCCTCTCCGACATCCGTCCGGAACTCCTCGCCGAGATGCGGGCCGATCCCGACCGCTGGCCCCACCTCGTCGAGGTGTGACGGTGGCGCGGCTGATCGCCGGGTAGCATGCGCGCGTTATGTCGGGACCAGCGGTGGTCTCGGGGTCAGCCCCGGATCGACGCGGCCCGCTCCGGGTCGGGGCGGTTGTCGGCGTGGTGGTGCGACGCCGGGGCGGAGGATCTAGCTCCGGTCGCGAGCGGGAGTGACCTGTTGGACGACCTCGAACTCCAGGAGGGTGGCTCCGGAGGCGACCGGGGGACGCTGCTGTTCACCGGGCGCGGAGGCGTGGGCGGCGCGGGACGGGCCGCTGGCCCAGGCCTGGTACGCCTCCTCCAACTCCCGCCCATGCGGCGGTAGTCCGCCCAGGGCTCTGTACGTCGCCCGGTCACAGCGAACGTCCAACGCGAGCCGGCCCCGCTCCCAGGCAGGGAACGGGGCCGGCGGGGTGGGTCAGCTCGGCTGCGTGGTCAGCACCCGCAGCTTCGGCGGGTCGGCCGGCTTCGGGGCGGTCGCGGCGAGCGCATCGCGCAGCGTCCGGCGCGGGACACCGATCAGCTCAGCGATATTCGCCTGCGACCGGGCGGGGTTCTCGGCGTTGAACGCCTCGGCGCGACGGCGGATCTCCGGGTACCGGTTCGGGTCGCCGGGCTCGGGCAGGGGAGCGAAGTTGTTGAGCGCGGTCACCATGCGCGGGTCAGTCGGGGCCTCGGGCTCCGGGGCCTCGTCCTGCCCGCTGTGTGAGTTGCTGACGGGCTCTACCGGCTCGGGGGTGGCGTCGGCTGGGGCTGGCTCGACGATGGGCTGAGCATTCGTCTCAGCGGGCACGCGAAGCTCTTCGGCCCACTCGTCCCAATCGGCCTCGGTGGGCGACTCCTCGGCAACCCGCCCGCGCTTGTTCGCAGTCAGGATCAGCGCCGCCGAGCAGACCGCGAGCAGTCCGTCTACCGCCAGCGGCCCGTACGCGACGGTCACCGGATCCTCCCCGTAATGCTCGAACAGCCCCGACATGTGCCGGTAGGACACCACTGCGGCGACCAGGGCCACACCGCCGACGCCAACGAACCGCAGCGCGGCGTACCCGATACCGCGCGGGAACACCACCCGCGCCAACACCTCGATACCGACGAAGAGCAGCACAGGCCAGGCGACGGAGAAGACCACCTTCAGCCACGACGGGTCACCAGCGATGTAGGAATGGGCGACGTTCGCGGCGATCGACAGCGCGCCGCCGAGGATCGCGCCGAAGTAGGCCCAGCCGCGGCCGGTGGGGGTGGGAGACATGGGGAGTCCTTTCGGGGTCAGGCCGACGGCCAGGCGAGGAGGGACGATTCGATGTACAGCGACCCGCGGGCGACGCCGACGGTCTGCGTCGTGCGGGTCTTCGTGCCGGTGCCGAAGGTGGCGAGGACGTCCCGCGCGAAGCGCTCGGCGCTCGGCCAGTGCCAGTCGTGGCAGCGTCCGTTCGCGACACTGTTCGACCCGTCGCAGCCGTCGGCACCCTTCACGCTCTTGCCGTGCCCGTACCGCAGGGCGCACGGCTTGCGGCGCGGGTCTTCGATCTCGCACGGGCACGCGGGCAGAATCGCTCGGTACCCGGTCGGGGTCGTGACCTCGAAGCGGACGGGCACCGCGCCGTCGGCTGCGATCGTCACGACCTCGCGAACGGTGACCGAGCCGAAACCCTTCGGGTGGGCGAAGTGCTTTTCCGCGGGGAGTCCTCTCGGGGGTCAGCAAGCCGGGGGCGGCGGGGCCCCCGGCAGGGGAGGGGTCAGGCGAGCGGGAACAGCCGCTCGGCCAGCTCGGGGCCGTAGGCGACCCCCTCGAACTCGCCGGTCAGGCTGAAGAGGTGCCAGGCGGCGCGCATGCCCGCCCACGGCGCGCAGTAGACGACCCGGGCGACCACGCGGTGCGCGGAGTCGAGGACGTCGCAGGTCTGCTCGTCCTGCGGGGACACCCCGCCGCGAACGGTGACCATCCCGCCCCGCTCGGCGTGGGTGATGGTGAGGTCGCCAGCGATGGCGACGAAGGTGAAACCGGCCTGGTCGCGGATGATGGTGGTCATTTTTGGTCCTCCTCGGTGGGGGTGGTCTCGCTTACGAGGAGAACGGTACACCACGTTGAACGTTTAACGCAACGTGTAAACGCCCCCGACCACGAACCCGCAGGTCAGGGGCGTCTACGTGCGCCGTCAGGCTGCCGGGCGGACCTGGCAGACAGCGGTGCCGTCCTTCAGCGTCCAGCGGGACGCGGGCTCGTAACCCAGCTCGGTCAGCGCTGCGCGCAGACGGACCGGAGCGAGGGCAGCCCCGGGGACGGGTTGCATGCCGTCAGGGGTGTAACCCGCGTGCTTAGGGACCACAGTTGACCGCTCGCACACCGTGACCCTGCTGTCGGCGGTCAGCCGGCCCGCGGCGTCGAGGTTGACGGTCGCGGTCACGGTCGCGGTCTCGGGCGCGGCCGGCGGCGGGACCGGGTCGGGGTCCGGCGTGGGATCCGGGTCGACCGGCGGGGCGAGGACGACCTTCGTCGTCGCGCCCGCCTCGATGTCGCCCAGGTCCGTCCGGATCAGCCGGCGGCGACCCGCCTTCTCGTTCGCGGTCACCACGGCCGCACGGCCCCCGTCCGGGCCGCTGGCGAACGCTGCCGGGGTGTGCAGGTCCATCGTGACGTACACCCGCGTGCCGGGCGTCAGCTTGCCTGCGGTGGTCATCTCCATCGTGGGGATGGTCCTTTCAGGAAAGGGAAGCGGGGACCGGAAGGCCCGGCCCCCGCGCGGGCGTCAGTCGCAGATCGGCATTTCGGTCTGGCAGCGCGGGCAGATCGGGGCCCCGACCTCGTCCAGCCACTTCCGCGAGGTCCGGGCAAGGTAGCCGCAGGCACACTCACACTTGATCATCCGGGTCGTTTGCTTCTTCTCGCCCTGCCCGGCCCGGTCGCCAGCCGACAGCCGGGCGTGCGGGTACGGGCCGAGCTGCGCGGCGATCTCGTCGAGCTTCGCCTTCAGGTCGTCGCCCGCGACGGTCGAGGTCATCTTGCCGGTCAGACCGATCCGCTTCGCCAGCTTGCGAAAGTCGCCCTTGTGGCCGCTCTTACAGTCGTCCCATGCGTGGATCAGCTCATGGGCGAGGGTTTCGAGCACCTGACCGGCGTCCGCCAGCACGGGCGACACGAACACCTGCGGCGTCTTGTCCGCCGTGGTGTGCGAAGCCCAGCACTGACCAATGACCTTGTTCAGGCCCTTCCGGCTGGACACACCCGGCCAGCCGACGGAGACCCGCACGGCCGGGATCGTCGCGCTGTGCTCGGCGAAGATCGGGCGCAGGGCGTCGACCGCGCCGGTCAGCCAGGCTTCGCGGGTGGCGATCGTGGCGGCGGGAACCTCTTCGGTGAGTGGGGCCGGGGCGACCTCGGCGACCAGGTCCGCCGAGGCTTCGGCCCTACGCTCGCCGAGCCACGCCAGGCCCCGCCGCAGCTCGGCGACGCCGTCGGCCATGCCGCCCGTCGGGGCCGGAAGGTCCGTCCGACCGGAACGGCGCATCATGTCCGGGGCGATACGTGCGCCGGCTTCCCGCTCGCGCCGGTTCGTGCGAAGCGCGTCCTCCATCCGGGCCTCGACGTGCGCCTGCTCGACGTCGTGCCCCCGTCCGGCGTCCTCCGGGCGGGCACCGATCGCGGCCAGGCCGGCGGCGGTCGCCGACCAGTGCAGCGACGCCCCGCCCCGGTCCTCTGCCGTTACCCACCCGGCAGCTTCGACCTTGTCCAGCACGTCGCCCCGGGGCGGAAAGATCGTGTGGTCGATCCGCGCGGCCCACCGAATCGCGTTGGCCTGCGCCCGGGTCGGCTTACGGGCCGGAGTGGTCGCCAAGGGCTGCTCGGTCGAGGCGGGCTCGGCGACCTCGGCGACCACCTGGCGGGTGACCGCCGCACGACCCGCGTCGGTGACCGTGTACAGGCCGTCGACATCAGCGGCCCAGCCGTTCGGGATCAGTGACCGGCGGGTGTTTCGGTGTGCGACGCCCGCGAGGTTAACCGGGCGGTCGGCCTCGATCAGGGCAAGGATCGCACGGGCCTGGGCGGGGGTCGGGCGCTTCGTGGTCATTCGGGGGGCTCCTTCGTTCGGCGGGGCGTGTAAACAGAGTCTAGGCCACGTTAAACGTTCAACGCAAGTCCGAGTTTGCGAGATCCGCCAGCGCCGCCGCCAACATCGGCCGCAACCGCCGTGACCAGGCATTCGCCAACCCGCCCGGACTCATGCCCAACTCGGCCGCGACCTCGACCATCGGCCGGTCGTCGAGGAGCCAGCGCACGACGAAGGCCCGTTCCCACGGGGCCAACGTCGCCAGCACCCGGGCGACCTCGACCCGCAGCGCGACGGCGTCCGCGTGGTCTGCCTGCGGGTCGCCGTCCCGGTCGGCGTCGACCTCGGCCCACCCGCCGACCCGCAGGGGGTCACGCGTCACCCCGCGCCGGCCCTGCTCGCCGGTCATCGGACGGCCAACCGCAACCGCCCGCACCGCCCGCCGGGCAACGACCGTCAGCAGCGGCCCGAGCGGGCGCGGGTCGTCGGCGTGCGCCTGGGCGGCCTGCCACACCGCGATACGCGCCTCTTGCTCGGCGTCGGCGCGCAGAGACGGGGCGACCCGCTCAGCCGCCATGATGCGAATGAGCGGGTCGAGCCGGGCGACGTGGTCAGTCGCGGTCGTCACGGGTCGGCCTCTCGGGGTACTGGACGAGGAACCCCCACGGTTCGGCGATCCGCTCGGCCTGCCACTGGCGCAGCGATTGCCGGCCGTGGGCCCGGTAGTACGCCGGGAAGTCGAGGAGGTGCCCCGTGTCCTCGACGGACTGCGACCCGTCCCGGCGCGGCTGGTAGCCGGGCGTCGGGCTGGCCTCCTCGCCGGCTGCGTGCCGGGGCGTGTACGGCGGGGGCTCGGGCAGGGTGCGCGGGGTGACCTGGGCGCGCTCGGCGGTGTGCTCCCGCACGATCCGTGCCAACTCGTCGCGCATCTGCGGGGCGTCCCACCCGGCGGGCACCTGGGCGGCCTCGCGCCGCTCGGCGAAGTAGCGGCGCAGGCGCGCGAGCGCTGTGCGGATCACCGCAGCGTCCCCGGACGTGCCGGGAGACCGGTCAGGGCCGCCCGCAGGTCGTCGGCGTACGACTCGTCGAGTACGTCGCGGGCGTCGAAGTCCAGCCAGTCATAGTCGGCGCGGGCGTCCGGCGCGGTGGGGAAGCTGTCGGTCTCGAAGACGTCCATTGTGCACTGCCTTTCGTGGGATCTTGCTGACACAAGGGGAGTGGGCCAGGCCGGGCCGAGGTGTTCAGAAATTCCTCGGCCCGGGTATCAGCGTTGAACGTTCAACGTCACGCGCCCAAAGCGTCGGCCATCTTCGCCAGCGCACGGGTGCGGGTCCGCTGCACCTTCAGACGCGGCATTCCGCCGAGGCGAGCGCCGATCTCGGCGTCAGGCTGCGGGTCGAAGTCTGCGAAGCCGTAGGCCAGCCGGCAGACGTCGCGCTCAACGTCCGTCACCGCGCGGAACGCGGCCTCACACAACACCCGGTCTTCGGCGTCGGCCACCCCGCGCGGCGCAGGAAGGTCGCCGA
Protein-coding regions in this window:
- a CDS encoding DEAD/DEAH box helicase, giving the protein MTLTAALPKSADPDTLFDAFAGWASERGLDLYSHQEEAVIEIVSGANVIMNTPTGSGKSLVAIAAHFTALADDRTTFYTAPIKALVSEKFFALCEVFGAENVGMLTGDASVNADAPIICCTAEILANLALREGTRADVGQVIMDEFHFYAEPDRGWAWQVPLIELPQAQFVLMSATLGDTTRFVDDLTRRTGRPTAVVRSAERPVPLLFSYAMTPLHETLEELLQTKQAPVYVVHFTQAAALERAQALMSVNVCTRAEKDMIATAIGNFRFTSGFGKTLSRLVRHGIGVHHAGMLPKYRRLVETLAQAGLLKVICGTDTLGVGINVPIRTVLFTGLSKYDGVRTRLLKAREFHQIAGRAGRAGFDTLGRVVVQAPEHVIDNEKALAKAGDDPRKRRKVVKKKPPEGSIGWGEPTFQRLVEAEPEPLTSSFQVSHSMLLNVIGRPGDAFASMRHLLTDNHEDRAAQRRHIRRAIAIYRALKAGGVVEQLDEPDEAGRRVRLTVDLQLDFALNQPLSPLALAAIELLDVEAPSYALDVLSVIESILDDPRQVLSAQQFKARGEAVAAMKAEGIEYEARLELLDEVTWPKPLAELLDAAYEMYRQGHPWVADHQLSPKSVVRDMYERAMTFTEYVQFYSLTRSEGLVLRYLADAYKTLRQTVPEDAKTEELVDLIEWLGELVRQVDSSLIDEWERLRNPSDVADVASSLDDRPAAVTRNARAFRVLVRNALFRRVELAALRRWDLLGELDAASGWDADAWADALEPYFESYDAIGVGPDARGPALLMIEQGRERWTVRQILDDPDGDHDWGISAEVDLAASDEAGAAVVRITDVGQL
- the trmB gene encoding tRNA (guanosine(46)-N7)-methyltransferase TrmB, with protein sequence MTSTDPSPTAVRASHPARPIRTFHPRRGRMTTRQTDALARLWPLHGLTVPGGDAAPVDLAGLFGRRAPVVLEIGSGMGDTTVAMAAADPGRDYLAVEVHTPGIANLLDLAERRALTNVRVAEGDALDLVAGLPPGSLDAVHVFFPDPWPKSRHHKRRIVQPRHVALLRSRLAAGGVLHCATDWAEYATAMRMTLDADPGLVATHEGFASRPPHRPVTKFERRAIVAGRPVADLIYRRA
- a CDS encoding class F sortase gives rise to the protein MDTSRTPAPGVAARRRREGGRSPWSVPLAVLLVLVGVFATGAGLGRSVGPLDWAASGGHRAQTGGSGGAGTMAASRPVSLAVPAIDVRAPVAPVGQARDGSIAVPPLERHHETGWYDRGPTPGEPGWAVIVGHVDTRSGPSVFHDLGRLRPGDPIEVTRADGSVVVFSVDSVEHFPKDRLPAERVYGDEGPPGLRLITCGGDWVGGGTGYADNVIAFASLLSSRAP
- a CDS encoding LysR family transcriptional regulator; the encoded protein is MDSGDLRLLLGVAEGVDVPALAEDLGVSATTVRRRLRRLCGPGAAGWLRYSETDGYAVTDRGQAAVGPAKKAVTALDRIAGSLGVDEVSLAHVELIMAVVAAGSISRAARRLQLPQSSVSAKVSRVEERWATTLFVRDPTGVLCTAPLAKLLPQMALLEQAVARLSRSRPGDVPDGPVTVPGFELAVEIGFLGLIDALSADGLNVRQHVIDIPNRVWTRAMCQADICIYLDLPMVRLPVPADHETTVAFADPVYAFLPAGLAAGRSSVGLGELADQDWITGAVGSRNHSSVLALCRAAGFEPAVKFTSPHTMYARRLLEAGLAVALTSATFAPGPAVHAVRLAEDVEVRVTVGWRRGGTATDVAHRIVHWLRNSHVRRLSDIRPELLAEMRADPDRWPHLVEV
- a CDS encoding DUF2637 domain-containing protein; the protein is MSPTPTGRGWAYFGAILGGALSIAANVAHSYIAGDPSWLKVVFSVAWPVLLFVGIEVLARVVFPRGIGYAALRFVGVGGVALVAAVVSYRHMSGLFEHYGEDPVTVAYGPLAVDGLLAVCSAALILTANKRGRVAEESPTEADWDEWAEELRVPAETNAQPIVEPAPADATPEPVEPVSNSHSGQDEAPEPEAPTDPRMVTALNNFAPLPEPGDPNRYPEIRRRAEAFNAENPARSQANIAELIGVPRRTLRDALAATAPKPADPPKLRVLTTQPS
- a CDS encoding SprT-like domain-containing protein, which encodes MTTKRPTPAQARAILALIEADRPVNLAGVAHRNTRRSLIPNGWAADVDGLYTVTDAGRAAVTRQVVAEVAEPASTEQPLATTPARKPTRAQANAIRWAARIDHTIFPPRGDVLDKVEAAGWVTAEDRGGASLHWSATAAGLAAIGARPEDAGRGHDVEQAHVEARMEDALRTNRREREAGARIAPDMMRRSGRTDLPAPTGGMADGVAELRRGLAWLGERRAEASADLVAEVAPAPLTEEVPAATIATREAWLTGAVDALRPIFAEHSATIPAVRVSVGWPGVSSRKGLNKVIGQCWASHTTADKTPQVFVSPVLADAGQVLETLAHELIHAWDDCKSGHKGDFRKLAKRIGLTGKMTSTVAGDDLKAKLDEIAAQLGPYPHARLSAGDRAGQGEKKQTTRMIKCECACGYLARTSRKWLDEVGAPICPRCQTEMPICD
- a CDS encoding sigma-70 family RNA polymerase sigma factor; this translates as MTTATDHVARLDPLIRIMAAERVAPSLRADAEQEARIAVWQAAQAHADDPRPLGPLLTVVARRAVRAVAVGRPMTGEQGRRGVTRDPLRVGGWAEVDADRDGDPQADHADAVALRVEVARVLATLAPWERAFVVRWLLDDRPMVEVAAELGMSPGGLANAWSRRLRPMLAAALADLANSDLR